A stretch of Arthrobacter sunyaminii DNA encodes these proteins:
- a CDS encoding glycosyltransferase: MAARHEELVIAETIASAKVLILTSNLHVVSDGSTGATSLIAEAEGVNCLELHPNRGKASAHAAGIGYYALASIYEGMLLLDADTRLMPDYVKTKLPRFAASDVVAVAGRAKSLPAADAGNQWVGFCSHAGSALNSITQRDRE, encoded by the coding sequence ATAGCAGCACGCCATGAAGAACTCGTGATCGCGGAAACCATCGCCTCAGCCAAAGTGCTCATCCTTACCTCCAACCTTCACGTTGTTTCGGATGGTTCCACCGGCGCAACTTCGTTAATCGCTGAAGCCGAAGGGGTGAACTGTCTGGAACTGCATCCGAACCGGGGAAAGGCCAGTGCGCATGCCGCCGGAATTGGGTACTACGCTCTGGCGTCCATTTATGAGGGCATGCTCCTTCTCGATGCTGATACACGGTTGATGCCGGATTACGTCAAGACCAAGCTGCCTCGGTTCGCCGCATCTGACGTCGTCGCAGTCGCCGGCCGGGCGAAGTCCCTCCCTGCAGCGGATGCCGGAAACCAGTGGGTTGGGTTTTGCTCGCATGCCGGGAGCGCACTCAACAGCATTACTCAACGGGACCGGGAGTGA